The Allofrancisella frigidaquae genome has a segment encoding these proteins:
- the bamA gene encoding outer membrane protein assembly factor BamA: protein MFFLRKKFVLTSILMGIACAGWAETGSFILDKVSIVGLEGLQGDVVKSRIGFKRGSYITPEDTNQIINNLYGTGFFNSVDLYRKGSNLFVNVKERPIIADFSFSGNKKIKKEDLEKVFTDAGVYVGNIYNPNTMFLIKQSLLSQYSMMGLYGAKIDENIRKLPNNRININLTIKEGKPATIGDINFVGNKNFDDSDLKSGLAFQTPSIWNLWGFLAQFDSYSPNGMEKSVQDVTNYYLDRGFLDFKVTSKQASMSKDREHSYITLGIQEGEVYKVGDISLDGKFIIPKSEVESLIQLKEGEIFSKKKLVDTVESIRTLLGSKGYAFATVNPIPDVDKENRVVSFKFVVDAGKKVYVNRVNFFGNNVTNDYVFRRQLQYYEQSTYDKEAIDKSQRRLDQLPYVGSADMQLVPVEGSDDLVDINYNIKERNANSISGSLGYSDLYGFMIGGRLNMPNVFGTGNTFNINAQLSIPFQQLDISYIDPFFTTSGISQSVSAYVNRSNFAKTDAIAAYQLDTLGARLMYGLPISTFSNVSWGLTFANNTLKQSEGYKSSIVEWFIQQQGGRNVFNEPAITGGWSYNNSNKYMFPTQGGSFNLNGSINIPGISNINSYKVEVGGTYNIAVPNTDLSALSIRAGVQYGGGYGKTKELPFYENFYGGGWGSVRGFLQGSLGPRDINLVDPNNPQPGNSIGGNLNIYNNWDLLFPVPFIKDSSNMRIGAFLDVGNTYITYDLNGVLYPTPPSPTSPSLGNLKYSVGVEFRWASPMGPLAVSFAQPFNVQKGDVTQVFQFSLGQNF, encoded by the coding sequence GTGTTTTTTTTAAGAAAGAAGTTTGTATTAACCTCTATTCTTATGGGTATTGCGTGTGCTGGCTGGGCAGAAACAGGTAGCTTTATACTAGACAAAGTATCTATAGTTGGTTTAGAAGGATTACAGGGTGATGTAGTTAAAAGCCGTATAGGTTTTAAGAGGGGTAGTTATATCACACCAGAAGATACAAACCAGATTATTAACAATCTCTATGGTACGGGTTTTTTTAATAGTGTAGACCTATATCGGAAGGGTAGTAATCTTTTTGTGAATGTAAAAGAAAGACCAATAATTGCAGATTTTAGTTTCAGTGGTAATAAAAAAATCAAAAAAGAGGATCTTGAAAAAGTTTTTACTGATGCTGGGGTCTATGTAGGTAATATTTATAATCCTAATACAATGTTTTTAATTAAACAATCGTTACTTTCCCAGTATTCAATGATGGGATTATATGGTGCCAAAATTGATGAAAATATCAGAAAACTACCGAACAACAGAATAAACATTAATTTAACAATTAAAGAAGGGAAACCTGCAACAATTGGAGACATAAATTTTGTCGGTAACAAAAATTTTGACGATAGTGATCTAAAAAGTGGCTTAGCTTTTCAAACACCATCTATTTGGAATCTGTGGGGTTTTTTAGCTCAATTTGATAGTTACTCGCCTAACGGTATGGAGAAATCAGTCCAGGATGTGACAAATTATTATCTTGATAGAGGTTTTCTAGATTTTAAAGTTACTTCTAAACAAGCCTCTATGTCGAAAGATCGTGAACATTCTTATATAACTCTTGGTATCCAGGAGGGTGAAGTTTATAAGGTTGGTGATATATCTCTAGATGGTAAATTTATAATACCTAAATCAGAAGTTGAATCCTTGATTCAGCTAAAAGAAGGTGAAATTTTTTCAAAAAAGAAGCTTGTAGATACTGTAGAGTCAATAAGAACTTTATTAGGAAGTAAGGGTTATGCTTTTGCAACAGTTAACCCTATTCCAGATGTTGATAAGGAAAATCGAGTAGTTTCTTTTAAATTTGTTGTAGATGCGGGTAAAAAAGTTTATGTAAATAGGGTAAATTTCTTTGGTAATAATGTCACAAATGATTACGTATTTCGTAGGCAGCTTCAATATTATGAACAATCCACATATGATAAAGAGGCTATAGATAAGTCACAAAGAAGGCTTGATCAGTTACCTTATGTTGGTTCTGCTGACATGCAACTTGTTCCTGTAGAAGGCTCAGATGATTTGGTAGATATAAACTACAATATTAAGGAGCGTAACGCCAACTCAATAAGTGGTAGCTTAGGTTATTCGGATTTATATGGTTTTATGATAGGCGGTAGGCTTAATATGCCTAACGTGTTTGGTACAGGTAATACTTTTAATATTAATGCTCAGCTTTCCATACCGTTCCAACAATTAGATATAAGTTATATCGATCCTTTTTTTACTACTTCAGGGATCAGCCAAAGTGTTTCAGCATATGTTAACCGTTCAAACTTTGCTAAAACAGATGCCATAGCTGCATACCAATTAGATACGCTTGGTGCTAGGTTGATGTATGGTTTGCCTATATCAACATTTAGTAATGTATCTTGGGGATTGACATTTGCTAACAATACCCTTAAACAGTCGGAAGGTTACAAATCTTCTATAGTTGAATGGTTTATTCAGCAGCAAGGAGGTAGAAATGTATTTAATGAGCCTGCTATAACAGGTGGTTGGAGCTATAATAACTCTAATAAATATATGTTCCCAACACAGGGAGGGTCATTTAATTTAAATGGCTCAATAAATATACCTGGAATAAGTAATATTAATTCTTATAAAGTTGAAGTCGGTGGGACTTATAATATTGCTGTACCAAATACAGATTTATCGGCGCTCTCAATTAGAGCAGGAGTGCAGTATGGTGGAGGTTATGGGAAAACTAAAGAACTACCTTTTTATGAGAACTTCTATGGAGGTGGTTGGGGATCAGTGCGTGGTTTCTTACAAGGTTCATTAGGCCCTAGAGATATTAACTTAGTAGATCCCAATAATCCTCAGCCAGGTAACTCAATTGGTGGTAATCTTAATATATATAATAATTGGGATTTATTGTTTCCAGTACCTTTTATTAAGGATAGTTCTAATATGAGAATCGGTGCATTCTTAGATGTGGGTAACACGTATATAACTTATGATCTAAATGGGGTACTATATCCAACTCCACCTAGCCCTACATCACCATCTTTGGGTAACCTTAAATATTCAGTTGGAGTTGAGTTTAGATGGGCTTCACCAATGGGGCCACTAGCAGTATCTTTTGCTCAACCATTTAATGTTCAAAAAGGTGATGTTACTCAGGTATTCCAGTTTTCACTTGGACAAAATTTCTAA
- a CDS encoding OmpH family outer membrane protein, with protein MKKIIKKILITLMLFTVATTVLYADTKIAVVNPVEIFNDTDLGSVSVKKLENDLKPEASKLQQQQSDIMAKVKELQQKSTTMTKAELEKQQQQIQQEQQTFAEKARVLQQKEYSRKDELSKKFQAAFDKSVETIAKQKGYNVILTTQALAYVNGVDDISDDVVVMMNKNS; from the coding sequence ATGAAAAAAATAATTAAGAAAATTTTAATTACGTTGATGCTTTTTACAGTGGCTACTACTGTTTTGTATGCAGATACTAAGATAGCTGTAGTTAATCCAGTAGAGATATTTAATGACACAGACCTTGGTTCAGTAAGTGTTAAAAAATTAGAAAATGACCTTAAGCCAGAGGCTTCAAAGTTACAGCAACAACAAAGTGACATTATGGCAAAGGTTAAAGAATTACAGCAAAAATCTACTACTATGACAAAAGCTGAGTTAGAGAAACAACAACAGCAAATACAACAAGAACAACAAACTTTTGCAGAAAAAGCTAGAGTTTTACAACAAAAAGAATACTCAAGAAAAGATGAATTATCTAAAAAGTTCCAAGCTGCATTTGATAAATCAGTGGAGACAATAGCAAAACAGAAAGGTTATAATGTTATACTAACTACTCAGGCTCTTGCTTACGTAAATGGTGTTGATGACATATCTGACGATGTTGTAGTTATGATGAACAAGAACTCTTAG
- the lpxD gene encoding UDP-3-O-(3-hydroxymyristoyl)glucosamine N-acyltransferase: MYSLNLLAEKLDGVIKGDSSIEITKIATLSQAKEGDISFCTNPKYLKDLSNTKASAVLITEEALDYCNTNAIVLSNPYMALAKVMEIFDKSPKPSGKIHSKAVIAASAVIGDNVTIDANAVIGENVVLGDNVVIGACATIEDGTKIGDSTIIKSSVSIAHDVIIGAKCIIHQNAVIGCDGFGNARDDDGSWTKIPQLGRVVIEDNVEIGANTTVDRGAIDDTIIKKGARIDNLVQIAHNVVIGENTALAGVTAVAGSTKIGSNCLIGGQSAITGHISICDNAVIGGASNVGKSVTKPGMYYAAFEVKPRIEWGRFVARLSKIDKLIARVKDLENKLIK; encoded by the coding sequence ATGTATAGCTTAAATTTATTAGCAGAAAAATTAGATGGTGTGATTAAGGGTGATAGTAGTATTGAAATAACTAAAATAGCTACTTTATCTCAAGCAAAAGAGGGGGATATATCCTTTTGCACTAATCCTAAGTACTTAAAAGATTTATCTAACACAAAAGCTTCTGCTGTTTTAATTACAGAAGAAGCTTTAGATTACTGTAATACGAACGCTATTGTATTATCTAACCCATATATGGCATTAGCTAAAGTAATGGAGATTTTTGATAAATCTCCAAAACCTAGTGGTAAGATACATAGTAAGGCTGTTATAGCAGCTAGTGCAGTTATCGGGGATAATGTAACTATTGACGCAAATGCAGTTATTGGTGAAAATGTTGTTTTAGGCGATAATGTTGTAATAGGTGCTTGCGCTACTATTGAGGATGGAACGAAAATAGGGGATTCTACAATTATTAAGAGTAGTGTATCTATAGCACATGATGTTATCATTGGGGCAAAATGTATTATTCATCAGAATGCAGTTATAGGCTGTGATGGGTTTGGAAATGCACGTGACGATGATGGTTCATGGACTAAAATACCGCAGCTAGGTAGAGTAGTTATTGAAGATAATGTTGAAATTGGTGCTAATACGACGGTTGATAGAGGTGCTATTGATGACACTATCATTAAAAAAGGGGCACGTATTGATAATTTAGTACAGATAGCTCATAATGTGGTTATCGGCGAAAACACAGCTTTGGCAGGTGTGACAGCAGTAGCAGGTAGTACTAAGATAGGTAGTAACTGTCTTATAGGTGGTCAATCTGCTATTACTGGTCATATTAGTATTTGTGATAATGCTGTAATAGGGGGCGCCTCTAATGTAGGTAAATCCGTGACAAAACCGGGTATGTATTATGCCGCTTTTGAAGTAAAACCAAGAATTGAATGGGGTAGGTTTGTAGCTAGATTGTCAAAAATAGATAAATTAATAGCTAGGGTTAAAGATTTAGAAAATAAATTAATTAAGTAA
- the fabZ gene encoding 3-hydroxyacyl-ACP dehydratase FabZ, translating into MSQFDENNKQIDVMGIRKILPHRYPFALLDKIVDWNIEERSIIAQKNVTINEDFFNGHFPEFPVMPGVLIVEAMAQATAILGELMAETLFAHVVAKAGGGRRTFMLAGIDKVRVKRPVVPGDVLIIESRMVKQKNIICTAESVAKVDGQIVCSAELMAAYKDY; encoded by the coding sequence ATGAGTCAATTTGATGAAAATAATAAGCAAATAGATGTGATGGGAATTAGGAAGATTTTGCCACATAGGTATCCTTTTGCTCTTTTAGATAAAATTGTTGACTGGAATATTGAAGAAAGAAGTATAATAGCTCAAAAAAACGTTACAATTAATGAAGATTTTTTTAATGGACATTTTCCTGAATTCCCAGTAATGCCAGGAGTTTTAATCGTTGAAGCGATGGCTCAAGCTACAGCTATATTAGGTGAGCTAATGGCTGAGACACTATTTGCACATGTAGTTGCTAAAGCTGGTGGTGGTAGAAGAACTTTTATGCTTGCAGGTATAGATAAGGTTAGAGTAAAAAGACCAGTTGTCCCTGGTGATGTACTGATTATTGAATCACGAATGGTTAAACAAAAGAATATTATATGTACAGCTGAGTCTGTGGCAAAAGTTGATGGACAAATTGTTTGTTCAGCAGAATTAATGGCAGCTTATAAGGATTATTAA